A segment of the Pseudomonas serboccidentalis genome:
ATAAGTTCTCAGCTGAGACGTTAGCAAAGTTTATTGGGCTGCCATGGCGCTCGGTGTTCATGGAGTCCTACTGCCCAGAGGTAATAAAGTTACTTGAGAGTTCGCTAAGCTTTGAAGCATCAGAGACTCGAAAGCGCGGTTTTATACAGGTTGTTGATAGCGACCCCTCAGCTATAACTTTGCCTCATAGATGTTTGCCTCTCTACCTTTTATCTGGCAGATCTTCCCTCCAGACAAATGATTTCAAAAGTAAGCTTCGACGAATGTCGATGCTAAATGTATTACAAGAGTCTCAAGTCAGAAACGTTTTGGTAATAGGCGAGGGCGTGGATGCAGTTCCTGCTGCATTAGGCGAGCTTTGGGATTCGGGATTTAAATCTTATCTCACGGTATGTACAACTGTTCCAGGCGCTATTAACCTTTTGGAGCAGTGGGTTGATAAGCATGGCGATACCCATACAGCAAACTTTTTACATCGAAGTATAGATGAATTAAGTGTGGAGGTTGTTAGCAGGTATCACGAAACATACCCAGATACTGCTACTATGGTAAGGATGAGGCAGAGAGACGGTGGTTTTCGAAATGTCGATCTATCCTCTGCTGATGACCCTCAGCGTCCAATCTCTGAAAATTATAGCATCATCCAATTAAAAGATTTATCGCCGCTGGTTCCAGAAGATTTACCTGAAGAGGAATTTATTGATTTTTTTAAAAACTCTGAGGATTCTTGGAAGCCCTACGCTGCAGGGGTGCCTTGGATTAGAGATAAAGCAGCTTCAAGGAAGTTGACAGGCTACATGAATCGCCTGGACGCAACAGGTGCTGACGATAACTGTATTGCATATATCGCATCTGAGTCAGGCGCCGGCGGAACTACATTAGCTCGTGCTCTCGCATGGGAGCTAGCACGCGAGGGATACCCGGTACTCATAGCTAAACACTTGCCATTTACTCCTGATGCGTTAAGTGTTTCAAATTTCCTTACTCGTGCGCACGAGTGCTTTGAGACTGGGGCGTCGGCGGTAGTGGATTCGGGGGAGGGGGAGGTTGTTACCACCAAGGGTAGCGCATCCAAGAGGTACGAAACTCCTTGGGTAATATTGTTTGATAGCTTGCATTGGCAAGGGCGCGACGCGGAGTTGCAAAGGTTTAATCAAGAATTAATTAAATCCGGCCGTCCAGCTTGTCTATTGGTTGTGACCGGCACTGTTCTTGGTCTTTCTTATTATAGTTCCGTATTCAAGAAGCTTGCCGAGCTTAATCATGCGATCGATGAGGAGAGTACCCGTGATTTGGGGCGTCATCTCAATAAGTTTTTGAAAGTTTATGGGAAAGTAAGAAATGAAGCTCAGTGGAATAACTTTTATAAGTCCCACTCAGTCGAATATATAGAGGGAGTAGCAGCTTTTTGGGTTGCGCTCTCATTTTGGATACAAGGGCAGTACGATCTGTCTGAATCTATACAGACTTGGATGTATCGTAATTTTAAAGAGTCAACCGACAGCGTCCTCATCCAGCGCGCAGTAGTTGAAATTGCGGCGCTGAGTTCGGAGCGTCTCCCTTTGCCTGAAGGTCTTCTGATTTCCGAGCCAGGCCAATGGCCTACCTCTCATTTATTAGAAGACCAGAGGGCGGCGCTGTCATCGCTTGGGTTAGTGAAGGTCGCCGCTAATGGCGAGCGATACTGGGCTCTTACTCACGATATTCTTGGGCGCTTTCTGCTAAATGCAATATTTTACGATAATGCAATGAAAATTCTTTTAGGGCTGGATGCAGCACGGGATGCCGAGCATCTAAGGTTTTTGGTCCTAGAGCAGATATCACAAAAGTCTCAGCTTGGGGAGGTCCGTTACAGAACCATCGGTGAAGATTTTTCTAAGTCTATTTTTAAAATTGACCCAGCACATGGTCGCGCTAATTTTCTATTTTTTTGGCGAGAGGTACTTGATGCCTTAGATCGTATGCCGTCAGGTTTGCGTAATACTAGTAGGGTTTTTCGGCACCATACAGCTATTTCAAGGCGGCGGATTGCAAAGATTGATGAGCGTAGTAATACCGTCAGTAGTCTTGAAAGGAAAGAGTTACTTCAGGCCGCGATTGTGGATATTCGGTATGCGCTTGAGTTTATACAGTATGAGCCAGGCTCGGAGCCGGATATAAATTTATATAACTCTTTGGCTAATGCGTATTTAGACTTGGCTCGAATCCAGACAGCTCTGGAAGAGCCAAAGCCAGATATTATCGAAAATATGTTGTTGGCTAGTGTCGCCACGAAAAAGGCATACGATCAAAATCCGAGCAGTCCATTTGTAATTGAGACGTATGTTAAGCATTTATTGGAAGAAGCATCGCTAGCGCCAGTGGAAAGCGCTATTGGCCACTGCGTAGAAATATTAGGGGTGTTGTTCTCGGCGCTATCGTCAAATTCTCATACTAGGCGAAATGTACAGCTGCAAAGTCTAGCGGATGAAGCAATACGTAAGTTGTTCAGGCTAAGTCCTTTCGATTTGGCGGCAAAGGAGCCTGAGAATGCTATTGATATGCTCGTTAATGCATGGAAGATTTTGGCCCGTGACTTTCCTGATTTAGAGAGAATGGATTTCTCTATGGTCTCTAAGGAAACTAGATCAGAAGCTATTGATCTTTTGTCTCACTCTTTGGGTGTTGGAAATATCCAGGTCCTTAGTCTACGTTATGAACTGATTTCTCTCAATGAGCCTTATGGTTATAAAGGGCAGCTTGAGATATTGGAGCAAATAGTATCTTCGAATTACCGCGCTCCGCTTCAGCTAAGCTTGGAGTACGCAATTTTACTATTTCAGGTAGGTAGGGCAGTTGAAGGTGATCGAATTTTTAGGGACCTGAGGAGGACATGGAGGGATAGCGAATATTATGTTCAGGTTCCCACTCGGCTTAGATGGTTGCGGATAGCTGATTCCGATCAACTTCAAGTGGTTCATGCCGAAACTGGATCGGACTATGAGAAGCGATCGCTTGCTAAAGTTCAAGAGTTTGTCAACGTCGCTGTACCTTTTAGGGTACAAGAATTTGGCCATCGTGAGCTTAAGCCGGGAATAAGGTTCTTTGCACACGTATCTTTTGGACATAATGGGCCATTTTTGCGTCCCGTCCTGTCATCAACTCAACGGGATGAATAGCGTTATGACGGACCATATCGCGATGTACGCCGCATCTCTTGGTATGCAAATCAAGCCCCGTACTATTTTAGTAGAGGGCACATCTGATGTCGCACTCTTGGGTTTGGTTTCATCTCTCGAAAAAGAACTCTCTGGCAAAGAACTTTTTGGGGACTTTGCTATTGTTGCAGCAGGAGAGAGAGATCAAGGAGGGGTGAATGGTGTTGTGCGGGAACTAATTGCATTCCGAGGGATGGCAAGAACTTTTTTGCAACCCAACGGGAAACCTGTTTATAGATTTGTCGGGTTGTTTGATAACGATTGGGCTGGCAGAAGAGCCATCGCAACTGCTCGTGATCTGGATTCCAGTATTCTAGAATACAAAGATGTTTTTAGGTTGATGCCTGTTATGCCTGAACCAGGTAATTTGGACCCAGGAACAGTTGCAGCGGCTTTTGCTCGTAGTAATGAGCCATATAAGGGTTTGGACTGGGAAATAGAAGATTTGGTTTCTGAGGAGTTGATAAGTGCTTTCGATGATGAGCATTACGGCGCTATTAAAAAACGCAATGTTCTAGCGGATAAAACGCATCATGAATTTACCCGGGACGGTAAAGCGCAGCTTCATAGGTTTGTAAAACTACACGGGATGCGAGAGGATTTGATGAAAGTCGTTGAGCTAATTCATGCTTTGCGTTGCTATCTCAACCTACCCTCATTGCGATAGCATCTATAGCGAAGAAGGTCTAACGGTATACTTTCCTGAAATACTCAGAAAGTCGAAGGCAGACCATAGGATTACTGTGAGATGTTAAACACTCTCACTGTTTGCGCATAAACAAAAAGGGCTCTCTTGAGCCCTTTTTCAGATGAAGCGATCTTACTTGTTCAGCCAGCTCTCGACTACATCGGAACCGTGCTGGTTTTTCCACTCCTTCAGCGTCTTGTGATTGCCGCCTTTGGTTTCAACCACTTCACCTGTGTGCGGGTTCTTGTAGATCTTCAGTTCACGAGGTTTACGCTTGCCTGGTGCCGCCGCCGGCGTTGAAGCGCGCTTCGTGCTCTGTGGATCCAGCAGGTTGATGATGTGCTTGAGGCTGAAACCGTACTGATTCAGCAGCTCTCGCAGCTTGGTCTCGAACTCGATCTCTTTTTTCAGCGCACCGTCGCTCTTCATCGACTCCAGTGCCTGGAGCTGTTCAGCGAGGTGTTTTTCCAGCTGACGGTATTCGGCAAGTTTGGACATGGTTTTTTCCTATGTTTGTTTAATGACAGTTTGAATTTTGTGCGGCTCAAAAGTTCAGCCCTATTCTGGCAGCTTCAGATACTCCTTAATGCTAATAATCTCTGCCTTGATCAATTTTACCGTGAGAATCTCGACTTTCGTTTTTATGCGAGGTTTGTCCACGAACTCCAGCATTTCCGATAAGGAGACTATTCTTGCTTTCAGTAGGTCTTTCCAGTTGGGGGTGTTTCTAAGGTCAAATTGAATGATCATTTTTTAGCCTGTTGAGGTTGAACAGCCTACCTGCGCAGGCTGTTTCGGTGGCTCAATGCCCTACAGCGAAAGGATGTCTTGCACGCTGTACTTGCCGGCTCGATCCGACAGCTCGCGCCAGGTCCAGCTATGGAAGTCTTCGCCTTCTTGTGGAAGTACCAGCTTCATCAGGCTGAGGTGTTCCCCTCCCAACATGCCTTGTACATTCCACAGCTTGCCGCCCAACTCCATCAGCGCTTGCGCTTGTTCGTTCCATTGTTCCTCCAGCACTGTGCGGGCCAGGAACATCGCTGTTTTTTGGATCGAGCCGTATTCCCTTTGCGCCTCGGCAATGTGCTGGTCGACGATGGCCAGCTCTTGTTCCAGTGCAGTGATGATCAGGTGTTGGCGCCGATTGTGTTCGGTCGCCGTCGCGAGGTTTTTCGCAGCCTTCTGCGCATCGGCATTGGCGTTCTTTTCGCCTTCGGTATCGCCCCAGGCCACGGCCTGCGCATAGGCGGTGGCGGCGTCGGTTTCGGCTTGCCGGGCCTTGGCCATGTCCTCTTCCGCTTGCTGCTGAATCTGCGCCAAGCGGGTGCTGAGGCTGTCGCGTTTTTCGTTGAGTTCTTGTTCGTCGGCTTTCCAGTTCGCCATCGACTCGGTGTAACCCGCCATCAGGGTTTCATGATTGAGCAGTTTCTCGCGGCGAGTGATCTTCGCATCCAGCAGCCAGGCACGGTGCTTACTGGCGTCGTAAGGAACTTTCAGGCTGCTGTGCTCCTTGCGGATTTCGGTCAGCCGTTCCTCCTCGATGACTTCGTCGCCTTCCAATAGCGCCTCCAGCGGCGCCATCTTGGTGTGGTGCTGTTCAGCGTCGCTCAGGTGTTTATCGCGTTGGGCGGTCAGATGGTTGATCTCGTCGATCAACCGTTGTTTCTTGTCACAATGACCGGTCGCTGCAGCGTTGTCCGAAACCGGCCGTGCCAGCCCGGTGGTCTCGCGGCCGAGCAGTTCGTGTTGTTCGGTAGAAGCGTGGAATTCTTTCATCTGTCTTGTTCCTTCAAAAATGGGTTTGGGTTGAATGAGCGGCTGGCGAGGCCGGGAATAAGCCGGCGCTACCTCGATCAGCGGACGTGCTTTCAGGCAGCCCGAGCCTCGCTCTCATCCGTTCCCGGAATCCTCTTCACGATGTAGCAGCGCTGGGGCCCAAGTCCGGGCAATCGGACCAGACTCGATGCCTTGCCATCGCTGGCCGGCTCCAGCACGCCGCGCTGCAACAACTCCTTGTTCACGGCGTTGATGTTCATGCCCCGGAAGATTTCGGAGCGCCATGCCTCCGGCAGCACGTAATAGGTGTTGGTGGTGTGCATGGTGTCGCCCATACCGTGCTCCAGCGTCTTGCGAAAACCGAGGCGGTCGATGGTGCGCGGACCGTGTTCATCGATCTTCGCCGCTGCCGATTCCCAGCGAGTGAAGCGACTTTCGCCGAAGCGTTCGATGACCTGGCGCAGCCGCGCCAAAATCGCATCGCCCTCGAAGTTTCCGGCGCCACCGCGCTCGTGGAGCCAAGCGTTCAAGCACACGCGAGCGGCGGTGGTGGCCGTGCCATCCGGCCAGCCGGTGATGCCCATCGCGGTGGCCAACTCGCCAGCGGCTGCTGCAAGGCCGAAGCGGGCGGCAGCGCGGTGCGCCTGTCCGCTGGCGGATGCAGGGAGCGACTGCGCAATAAAGCCTTCCAGCGTGCGGCGCAGGATTGCCGCCCAGCCGTGGCGCTTGCCGGGTTCGCATAGCGCGGACAGGAACGCGGTAAGCGGGGTGCCGTAGTAGTTCGCTACGCGAGCCTTGAGTGCGTCGGACAGAGTGGCGGCGTCTTCGAAACCGTTGAGTGTGTCGAACATGCCAAGGCCTCTGCTGGCATCCGCCGGAACGGCGAGCATGCGTACCTCCATGCCGGCTTTCAGCTCCTTGTTGGCCTCGGCCATGTGCTGGGCTAAGGTCTTTTCACCGGTGGAGAGAAACAGCAGGCGCCATTCCTGCACCTGTCGGCCCGCTTGGCCTCGATCATTGGCGCGGGCCTTGCCGGTGCCGTTGCCGAGCATGTACACGGTCTCGCCGATGATGCGGGCATCACACATGCCGATTTCATCGAGCACCAGAAGCCCGTCGGAATGCGCGGCAGCGATCGACTCAAGCGCGTTGTCGGTCGAGCGCCACGAGCGCACCAGGCGCGGCCCTCCGTAAACCGAGGCGGCAACCTGCAGGTGCGTGGTCTTGCCGCCGGAGCTGTCGCCGTACAGGTGAAAGCCGCCCGATTCGTGGCCGAGCATGTGCAACAGGGGGCCGGCGAAGGCCACGCCGACGACAAACGCCAAACGATGGTTGCCGATACACAGCGCACCGATTTGCTGTTGCCATTGTTCCAACGTGCCCGCTTCGCTGATCGGCGGAAGCTGCGCGCCGGCCTCGTAGAAGTGCAGGTGTTCCGCGTGCATGCCGACCTGTTGCTCGGGCAACAGAAAGGCGTTGTCATGCCAACCCAAACGAGTGACCAGACGCGCACGTTGAGCACTGTCGAAGCCGCCCAGGTAACTCTGCAAATCGTTGCGTGCGTTGCGCCCCGAACGACTGCCGGCTAGACGCAACCCCATGTCCACCAATGGGCCGAGTACGTCCTTACCGAAGTCGCCGGTCATGGTGCGCGCCGGGATGTTCCAGCGTTTCTTGGTGCCGTCGGGGTCGTCGAACTCGACCAGCAAGCCCCAGTTGTGGCCCTTCTCGTCACGGGTACGCGCAAGGATCGCCAGCGGCGAACATACCGGGCGTGCTTCACCGTCGTCGCCGGCATAAAACACACCTTCGGGCGTCAGGCGAAAGCCTCCCGGCATCAGATCGTTTTTCGATTTTGCCGGACGCTTGGTTGCTGCTTTGGGTTTCGGTTCCGGCTCTGGTTCCGGCTTGGGTCCCACCTGGGCAATTACCGGTTTTTCTTCGATCACTCCGAACAGCTCGCCGCTGCTTTGCAGTTCGGCGAAGTGGCCCGCGCTCCAGCCTTTGGCGAGCGCATCGGCGGCATCGTCGCCGTCATCCCATTGACCACCTTTGGCGAACGCGGCGTGGTCGTTCTTCAACGTTGGCTTGCGTTTAAACACCTCCAGCGCGATGACCCGGACCGAGGCGGCGCCGATTTCCCGCAGCCTCTCGGCGACGATGTCCATGCAGGCTTTACCGCTATCATCGTTGTCCGGCCACAACACCACGTCGCGTCCCTTGAGCGGCGTCAGGTCGGCTTTGTGCCAGGAGTTGGAGCCGTTCGGCCAGCAGGTGGCCACGTAGTCCTGCAGCAACTCAGCGGCGGCATCTGCCGCTTTCTCGCCTTCGCACAGAACCACCGGTGCGTCGGCGCGCTGGGCCAGTTCATCAAGGCGCAGCAGCGGACGCGGATCCGGCAGCCCCTGCCAGCGCCATTGTTTGGTTTGGCTATCGGCGCGCTGACACCACGTCAGGGGCGCAAAGACCTTCTTCGGCTTGCCGTCTTCATCGGGGCCGAGGTCGAAGCGATACAGCGCCATGAGCGGCTGACCCTGCGCGTCACGATAGATCCAGACCTTGGACGGCACACCATGATCACGATGCTTGGCCGGACACTTGTTCATGGCCTCGGCCGGGATCGGCTGGATGGCGTTCCACGTCGGTGCCTTCGACTTACTTGGGGCGGCCTTAACCTTGGCGGCGCCGGGCGCAACGTTCAGCCAATCTGCCAGTTTGTGGCAGGCTTCCACGTCGGTGCCGCCGTCCAGATAGCGCACCAGATCGATCAGGTCGCCGCCTTTGTCGCCGGTGGCAAAGTCTGCCCAGGTACCCTTGTTCAAATTGACCTTGAGCGAACCGGCGCGCTTGTCGCTGCGGGTTGGATTGGGGGCGGTGTATTCCTTGCCGCCGTCCACGCGCTTGCCATTGGGCAGCCAGTGCGACAAGACACGATCAATGTCTTTCAGCGCGGCGGCTTTCACGTCGGCAAAGCTTGGGCGTTTCGCGGTGCTGTTCGGGCGCTGGCTCATGTCTCAGCCCTCGGCAGAAACAACGCGTCGTTAATGTCATCAATCAGCGCTTTGGCCATCTCGCCCAGGTACAGAGCAGGCCAACTGAAACGCTCGCCGTTGTCACTCATGGCAGCGTCGAAATTGAGTTGATTCGCGTGATGCTGAAGCAACGACACCATCTCCAGTGCGTCTTCGACTGGCACACCGGCATTGACGCGAAACAGCTTCAGGTCAGAGGCATTGACGCGGGAAAAGGTGGCGTGACCTAGCGTGGTGGAGGTGGTCATAGCGCACCGCCTTTCTGCACCGCAGGCGTTGACGTGGTGTCGCCGTGCATGGCCAGCGTTTTGATCAGGCCGAGGGTGCCGCGAACGTCCCAGAGGACGGCAGCAATGACGTGATTGGCAAGGCGCGAGGATTCGTTTTCGAAGTGATCCTCAAGCAACGTCAGCACCGAGTCAGCGCGGTCGATAGCGCAGGTGATGGCGTCGATAGGAATGCCGGCCTCTGCGGTCGGATTCACGCAAAGCAGGTTTTCGGGCAGGGCAAAACTCAGTGAGTTGTTCATTGGGCACCGCCTGCGGTTTCGAGCGCGCGGGCTTTGGCCATGTGAGCGTTGTAGCGGGAGAGGCGTGTAGCGAGGCTGGAGTTGGCGTGTAAAGCGGCGAGAGCCATTGCACGATGTGCAGCGGCGCGAATTTTGGACGGATTGAGGGCGTGTTGCATTTGTGAAGGCTCCTTGTACTGAGGAACCGCCACCGTCTGCCGCCAAGCAGATTAGGGTGACGGATTGCGCAGGATTGGCGGACCGGCGTACAAGGAGACCGGCGCACCCGAGGGTGCTCCTACGCAACCCGCCATAACACGGGAATGCGGGCACAAAAAAAGCGCCTGCAATCGTAATGGGGGCGCTGTTGCGCCTTGTACTGTATGGGCCGCCAAGCCCAATCGCTGAATTTGCAGCGACGCCCAGAGAGTAACGTCCGTTTTTCCAAAGTGCAACTGCGCTGATGGCTTGCGGTTTTTTCAGGTGCGGCATAAATTGTTCGAGCATGTAGATTGACCTCAACGCCTCCGGATCGCTTCCGGAGGCGTTTTCGTTTCAGGCATGGGCTTCCCAGCGCAGGGAGAGAAGGGGCAGGAATCCTCCGCTGAGCATGGAGCGGGCATCTTCGTAGGCGTCGACCTGCTGGCCTTCGTCGACGACTACGGCACCCGTCTTTTCGCAGTGGAGGGAGAGGGCGCACCAGGTGCCGTCGGCCCAACTGAGCACGCTGACAACGCGACCTTGCCTGTCATGCTGGCTGCGGTAGCGTTCAAGACGCTGCATGACGCGAGACGAGAAACCGATCCGACGCAACACGGAAAAGGGATGCATCAAAGCGTTGTTTGCAGTCTTGTGGCTCATGCAGCCACCTGATCGCGTGCCTCGATGCGGCTGCGCGCCCACGCTTGAACTTCAGAAAGGACCCAGGCGACAGGGGCGCCGCGTGCGTTGCTGTTGCTCAGTTTGACGGGCTGCGGAAAGCCGCAGTCGGTGCGCTGCATCAGTTTGTAGATGGTCGAACGCTTCATCCCCACGATGCCTTCCACCTCCCGCATGCGGATCAAAGTTGAAGTGGCATCAAAAAGTGAGGTGGCGTTGGCGGGAGTCTTGCGGGGAAAATCGGTGACAGAGGTGTTCATAGGTATTGCTCTCGATTGATTTGGACAACGAGAGCAATGGTCTAGAGATTGGTCGGTGGTGAGCAGTTCACTTCCATTTGAAATGACATTGAAATATCGGTCACACCACCAAATTGCGCTTCAGGATTCCCTCCACGCTTTTGCGGGTTAGCGCTTTTTCGGTTTCCAGTGTCACCCACTCAGCGCGCTGCTTTAGTGGTTTGGACACCTCCCGTTCCAGCCAGGCGTGAACCGCCGTGGTCACGTTACGCCGTGACATTCCGCTAGCCACGTAGTGTCGACCTTGCCTAATGATTGCTGTATCTCGTGCGCCGATTTCTTCGTTACGCTCCATTCCGCTGATGATGCCTCCCTTAGTGCGGATAGCGTTCTCGATTGCCCTGTAAGCGATTGGGGTCAGCTCGTCACTGATCAAGCAGGGTAGGGATGTTATGGGCTCCAAAAACAGCACGTACTGGTCCAGTGCCTCAATACGTTCGTTAGGATCGACCTGCCTTTCCACAACCTGACAATAAAGGTCCCACGGCCAATCCGTCGGAGGCTCGGCAACATGCGACCAAGCCTCTTGTTCGGTGGAGCGCATCCAGTCCGCTAAGGCGCTCAGCGCTTTTACTGCGCAGGCCATGATGTAGGCTGCGTATGCCTCGCGTTCCGATGCTGAATGGCACTTGCTGTATTGGCGAACCCAATGCGCGAGACGGTTTTTTTTGTCGGTTGAGGCGTACTGAAAAATAGCCTCCTCATGCATCGTTGTCTGGATGCACATGCTGCTCATGTCGCTGCTGATGTTGCCGGCGTGGATGCGAATGCAGCACTGATTGATCAGCTCGCACGCGTCAGTGATCTGTTCATTGCAGAGCACGTAGAGTGGCTGCTCTGAGAGATATTGGATCAGTCCAGCGGTTAGCGCCGAGTGCAAAATCGGGTGGGTATCAATCATGCGAATGGCTCTCGACGTGCAACCCGCTTTCCCTCGCCCTGCGAGTTTGAAGCGTAGCCAGCGGGCTTTGCGCTATGGCCAAGTGTGAGGGAGTGTCGGCCCGCAGCAGGCAAGGGGCCTATCGTAGCGTTACACAATCGGCGTGCGTTACATCGAGTGTACGGAATAGCGTGCTGGAGTGTAACGGGGTTCAAAGCCAATGAATCCGGGGGATTGGCCGGCACCGTTACACGAGTAACACTCGTAACATGGATTCTGGAGGCGGTATGGATAGGTGCATTCATACCGCTTCTCCAAATTGTTCCTTGGTCACCTGGTCGTTTGCCAACGCATCAAGGTGATCTGCATACCACTGCATCATCTTCACCCTGTACTCTAGGTATTGAGCCTTGTTGTATACCCCGGATATTCCCTCTTCTTTGTGAGCAAGCTGCGCTTCGACATGCTCTTTCGGCCAGCCGTGTTCCCTGAGCAAAGTGCTGGCGGTGTGGCGAGTCCCATGCCCAACCAAGCGGCCTTTGTAACCAACCGTCGCGAAGACTTTATTGATTGTGTTTTCACTAATCGTTGGATTCTTCGCGCCCACTCCGGGGAAAAGCCAGCGGCTGCGACCAGTAAGGCAGTGAAGTTCTTTGAGAGCGGAAAGCGCTTGCTTAGGGAGTGGGCATACAAAGTCCCTGCGCATCTTCATCTTGGCGGCAGGCGTCGTCCATAACGCTTTATCAAGGTCGAACTCTTTCCATTCAGCTAACCGAACCATGCCCGGTCTAGATGCGGTCCAGATACAGAGCCATGCTGCAGTCCGGGCCGTCAGCCTGCTGGGAGTGTTTTTGAGTGCTTGGAGGAACTCTGCCAACTCAGGCTCAAGTAAATGAGGATGTTGCTGAGTCTTCGGAGCTTGAGCTGCAATATCTCGTAGCCGACTGCCCGGATCGTTTTCCGTGAGGCCCAAACCGATGGCTCGCCCGAATATCTGATTGATCCAAGTGCGACACTTTTCCGCCACGTTGTGTGCGTCCCGGGCTTCGATGGATGCTTGGAGCTCCGCGCAGTCGGTACGGGTGACTTCGTCTAGAGGCTTATCTCCCAGTGCCGGAAGTATGTCTTTGTCGAGGTAGGTGCGGATTTTGTTGAGAGTGGAGGGTGCGAGACCCTTTTCCTCTTTTGCCTTCAGCCAGGCATCAGCGGCAGCTCGAAAGGTTCGGGTCTTGGCCGCATCGATAGCAGCTTTCGCGGATCGCTTTTGTTCAAGAGGATCGGCACCGCTACTCACTACTTTGCGTAGATCGGCAGCTTTGTCCCTTGCCAACGCGCCACTAACTTCCGGGTAACCCCCGAGCCCCATCCAAGCCCAATTGCCCGCCGGACGTTTGTAGCGGAGCTGCCAGGATTTACCACCATCAGGTTTAACCCTGAAGTAGAGGCCGTTTCCGTCCAGCTCCCTGTATTCCTTTGATTCCGGCTCCAATCCCGCAAGTGTCGTGTCAGCGAGAGGGCGGCGCTTGATGTCTGC
Coding sequences within it:
- a CDS encoding histone-like nucleoid-structuring protein, MvaT/MvaU family, with translation MSKLAEYRQLEKHLAEQLQALESMKSDGALKKEIEFETKLRELLNQYGFSLKHIINLLDPQSTKRASTPAAAPGKRKPRELKIYKNPHTGEVVETKGGNHKTLKEWKNQHGSDVVESWLNK
- a CDS encoding chromosome segregation protein SMC — encoded protein: MDEINHLTAQRDKHLSDAEQHHTKMAPLEALLEGDEVIEEERLTEIRKEHSSLKVPYDASKHRAWLLDAKITRREKLLNHETLMAGYTESMANWKADEQELNEKRDSLSTRLAQIQQQAEEDMAKARQAETDAATAYAQAVAWGDTEGEKNANADAQKAAKNLATATEHNRRQHLIITALEQELAIVDQHIAEAQREYGSIQKTAMFLARTVLEEQWNEQAQALMELGGKLWNVQGMLGGEHLSLMKLVLPQEGEDFHSWTWRELSDRAGKYSVQDILSL
- a CDS encoding DUF927 domain-containing protein gives rise to the protein MSQRPNSTAKRPSFADVKAAALKDIDRVLSHWLPNGKRVDGGKEYTAPNPTRSDKRAGSLKVNLNKGTWADFATGDKGGDLIDLVRYLDGGTDVEACHKLADWLNVAPGAAKVKAAPSKSKAPTWNAIQPIPAEAMNKCPAKHRDHGVPSKVWIYRDAQGQPLMALYRFDLGPDEDGKPKKVFAPLTWCQRADSQTKQWRWQGLPDPRPLLRLDELAQRADAPVVLCEGEKAADAAAELLQDYVATCWPNGSNSWHKADLTPLKGRDVVLWPDNDDSGKACMDIVAERLREIGAASVRVIALEVFKRKPTLKNDHAAFAKGGQWDDGDDAADALAKGWSAGHFAELQSSGELFGVIEEKPVIAQVGPKPEPEPEPKPKAATKRPAKSKNDLMPGGFRLTPEGVFYAGDDGEARPVCSPLAILARTRDEKGHNWGLLVEFDDPDGTKKRWNIPARTMTGDFGKDVLGPLVDMGLRLAGSRSGRNARNDLQSYLGGFDSAQRARLVTRLGWHDNAFLLPEQQVGMHAEHLHFYEAGAQLPPISEAGTLEQWQQQIGALCIGNHRLAFVVGVAFAGPLLHMLGHESGGFHLYGDSSGGKTTHLQVAASVYGGPRLVRSWRSTDNALESIAAAHSDGLLVLDEIGMCDARIIGETVYMLGNGTGKARANDRGQAGRQVQEWRLLFLSTGEKTLAQHMAEANKELKAGMEVRMLAVPADASRGLGMFDTLNGFEDAATLSDALKARVANYYGTPLTAFLSALCEPGKRHGWAAILRRTLEGFIAQSLPASASGQAHRAAARFGLAAAAGELATAMGITGWPDGTATTAARVCLNAWLHERGGAGNFEGDAILARLRQVIERFGESRFTRWESAAAKIDEHGPRTIDRLGFRKTLEHGMGDTMHTTNTYYVLPEAWRSEIFRGMNINAVNKELLQRGVLEPASDGKASSLVRLPGLGPQRCYIVKRIPGTDESEARAA
- a CDS encoding DUF3077 domain-containing protein; amino-acid sequence: MTTSTTLGHATFSRVNASDLKLFRVNAGVPVEDALEMVSLLQHHANQLNFDAAMSDNGERFSWPALYLGEMAKALIDDINDALFLPRAET
- a CDS encoding helix-turn-helix transcriptional regulator; the protein is MNTSVTDFPRKTPANATSLFDATSTLIRMREVEGIVGMKRSTIYKLMQRTDCGFPQPVKLSNSNARGAPVAWVLSEVQAWARSRIEARDQVAA
- a CDS encoding primase C-terminal domain-containing protein, yielding MIDTHPILHSALTAGLIQYLSEQPLYVLCNEQITDACELINQCCIRIHAGNISSDMSSMCIQTTMHEEAIFQYASTDKKNRLAHWVRQYSKCHSASEREAYAAYIMACAVKALSALADWMRSTEQEAWSHVAEPPTDWPWDLYCQVVERQVDPNERIEALDQYVLFLEPITSLPCLISDELTPIAYRAIENAIRTKGGIISGMERNEEIGARDTAIIRQGRHYVASGMSRRNVTTAVHAWLEREVSKPLKQRAEWVTLETEKALTRKSVEGILKRNLVV
- a CDS encoding tyrosine-type recombinase/integrase — encoded protein: MKRADIKRRPLADTTLAGLEPESKEYRELDGNGLYFRVKPDGGKSWQLRYKRPAGNWAWMGLGGYPEVSGALARDKAADLRKVVSSGADPLEQKRSAKAAIDAAKTRTFRAAADAWLKAKEEKGLAPSTLNKIRTYLDKDILPALGDKPLDEVTRTDCAELQASIEARDAHNVAEKCRTWINQIFGRAIGLGLTENDPGSRLRDIAAQAPKTQQHPHLLEPELAEFLQALKNTPSRLTARTAAWLCIWTASRPGMVRLAEWKEFDLDKALWTTPAAKMKMRRDFVCPLPKQALSALKELHCLTGRSRWLFPGVGAKNPTISENTINKVFATVGYKGRLVGHGTRHTASTLLREHGWPKEHVEAQLAHKEEGISGVYNKAQYLEYRVKMMQWYADHLDALANDQVTKEQFGEAV